GGCCGCCGACGGAGTCGAAGCCCACCTCCGCGGGCACGATGTCGAGCATGCCGGACCGGCGCACGGCCTGGCGCTTCTCGGCCAGGATCAGCTCCAGGTCGCCGGGGTCCAGCCCGCCGCCTTCGACCAGCGCGCGGGCGAACGCGTTCTCCGCCTCGGGCAGGGTCAGCCCGCGGGCCGCGGCGATGAAGCGGTCCCGGTCCTCCCTGGTGATCCCGATGCGCACCTGCTGGCGGTGCGCGTTGACCATGCCGTCGAGCAGTTCACCGATCTGCTGGTGGTCGGGCAGCGGGAAGTCGATGACGGTCGCTTCGTGCTCCAGCTCGGCGGGCACCTTCAGCGACGGCGAGACCAGGATGACGGTCAGCGGCACCGGGCGCGTCTTGAGCGTGGCGGCCAGCTCGCGCAACCGGCGCACGACCTCGGGGTCGGGCCGGTGCCCGCCCTCGGACACCAGCGACGGGTGCAGGTCGACAAAAACGAACACCCCCGGCTCGTTCCAGCTGTGCACCCGCTCCAGCGCCGCCGAGGCCGCCCTGGTCTCGGGCACCGGCGCGCCGCCGGCGGCCGGGGTCAGCCCGGTGATCGAGGACCACACGTGCACCCGGCGCGGGGTGCGCAGCCGGTTCCCGTCCTCGGCGATCGCGCGGATCTCCCGCACCACCCGCTGTTCCTCGTGCGTCTCGACGACGAGCAGCGGATAGCGCGCCTGCAACAACTGGGTCAGCTCTTCGCGAAACCCCCGGCCAACCATCGTTCCCCTCTCGGAAGCCCGGACCGGATGCTATCAGCGCCCACCCGGCCCCGATCGCGAAACGACCTCAGGGCGGGAGCAGTTCGCTCGGCAGCGCGGAACCGGTCTTCACGTTGTCGAGCAGGAACATCGTGTCGTACCGGCGGACGTTTTTGTCCCTTTTGAACAGAACGTCGCACAGGTCCCGGAGCTGCCGGAGTGTCTGGTCGGCGTCGGCCGGCAAGCGCTTGCCGGAGGAAATTGCGTAGCGTCCAGAGCGTGATCGACACCAACACCATCGGCATCATCGGCACGGGCGCCATCGCCAAGGACATCGTCGACGGCCTCGGCGACACCGCCGAGGCGGTCTTCCTCTCCCCGCGCAACGCCCGCACGGCGAACGCACTGGCCGACCGGCACGCCCACGTCCGGGTCTGCGCGGACAACCAGTCCGTGGTCGACGCGGCCCCGTTGCTCCTTCTCTCCGTCCGCCCCGACCAGGTGCCGGAGGCACTCGCCGGGCTGCGGGTACCGGACGACCGGGTCCTCGTCAGCGCGGTCGCGGGGTGGTCCGCCGAAGCGCTGCGCGCCCGGCTCGGCACCGACGCGACGATCGTGCGCTCGATCCCGCTGCCCGCGGTGCGCCGTCGGCAAGGCGTCACCGCCCTGTACCCGGCGCACCCGGTCGCGGAGGAGTTGTTCGGCCGCCTCGGGGGCACCGTCGTGGCCGAGACCGCGGCCGTGTTCGACGCCCTGTCCGCCGCGACCGCGTCGATTTCGAGTTACCTGAGCTACGTGGACACCGTCGCGGGCTGGATCGCCGGACAGGGCATGGCCCCGGAGGCGGCGGAGACCTACGTGCGGAGCATGTTCACCGGCGTCAGCGCCGCACTGGCCGAGCAGGGCACTCCCCTGCCCGAGCTCGCCAAGGCACACGAAACCCCGCGAGGCAACAACGAGGCCCTGCGCACGAGGTGGTTCACCGCGCAGAACCGGGCGGCGCTGGAGGACGCGCTCGAGCACATCCGCGAACGCGTCGCCACGGCCGGACCTGGCTGAGTACCGGTCACGCGTCGCGGCGGTATTCTAGTGCTAGAATAAGACGGTGACCGCGGAACTGACCGATGGCGAGCTGACGGTGCTCGGGCTGCTCGTCGAGCAGCCCCGGCACGGTTACGACCTGGAACGGGTGATCGAGGAACGAGGCGTGCGCGCGTGGACGGCGCTCGGCTTCTCCTCCATCTACTACGTGCTCGACAAACTCGCGAAACGCGGCCTGATCGAGGCGACCGGCGCTCCGGCGAAGGGCAAGGCACGCGTGACCTTCCGCGCCACGGCGGCGGGTCGTGACCTGTGCGCGGCCGCCACCCGCGAGGCGCTGGCGACGCTGACCCCGGCGCGGGCGCGGGTGCTGATCGCGATGGCCAACAGTCCCGCGCTCCCCGAGCGGGACGTGACCGCGGGACTGACACGGCGCCTGGCGGCGTTGCGGGCGCAGCTGACCGAGGTCCGCGCGGCTCGGTCGGCGCAGGAACCCCTGCCCTTCGCCGCTTCCGCGATCTTCGACCACAGCGAGGCCATGCTCAGGGCCGACGTCAGCTGGACCGAAAACACATTGGGCGCACTGGCGAAGGAGACCGCGGTGGACAAGTACGACATCAAGAAGGCCCGCAAGCAGCTCTATTCGGCGCCCACGAAGGAGTTCACCGTCGTCGAAGTGCCCGAGCTGCCGTACCTCGCGATCGACGGCCGGGGCGACCCGAACACCTCGGCCGCGTACGCGAACGCGCTCGAAGCCTTGTACAGCACGGCGTACACGCTGAAGTTCGCCGCCAAGAAGGACCTCGGACAGGACTTCGTGGTGGGCCCGCTGGAGGGACTGTGGCGAGCCGACGACCCCGAGGTTTTCCTCTCACGCCGCAAGGAACTGTGGGAGTGGACGATGATGCTCAGCCTGCCGCCCTGGGTCACCGGGGAAATGGTCCGGGCCGCGGTCGAGGGCGTCGCGAAGAAGAAGGACCTCCCCGCACTCGGCGACCTCGGCCTGCGCACTCTCGCCGAAGGAACCTGCGTGCAGATCCTGCACATCGGTTCCTACGACGACGAAACCCCCACACTGGACCGGCTACACCACCAGTACCTCCCCGAGCACGGCCTCACCTTCAACGGCGACCACCACGAGATCTACCTCAGCGACGCCCGGCGCACCGAGCCCGCCAAGCTCAAAACCATTCTGCGGCAGCCGGTGAAACCCACCTGACAAACGAAAGCCGCACTCGCGTCACCGCGCCGGTACCGCCGCGGTGTCCGGCCAGCGGCGGTGGAGTGCGTCGATGGTGAACGCGTGCGCGTGCCGCCAGCCACCGTCGGCGGTGCGTTCGGCGTCGGCGACGTGCTCTGCGGGGACGTCGAAGTGCACGTGGGTGAGCACCTCGGGATCGTGCCGCGGCCACAGCGCGAACGCGGCCACCGTGCCGCCGGCGGCCAGCACGCCGAGCGCGACCCAGCCCGCCGTGAAGCCGAAGGCGGTCACGCCCCAGCCCGCGATCGGATAGCTGAGCAGCCAGCAGGCGTGCGAGAGCGAGAACTGCGCGGCGAACACCGCCGGCCGGTCCGACTCGGCCGTCGACCGCCGCAGCACCCGGCCCACCGGGGTGAGCACCAGCGCCGCCCCGGCGCCCAGCAACGCCCAGACCACCAGCGATGGCGCCCAAGAACCGTCCACAAGCGACAGTCCGAGCGCACCGGCCACCCCGGCGCACAGCACGAGCGCGCCGGCGGTCATCACCGTGCGCTCGGCCAGCCGGTCGAGCACCTTCGGCAACGCGAGCGCCACCACGATCGTGCCCGCGCCGTTGGCCGCCAGCAGGATCGCCACCTCGGCGTCCGCCAGGCCCAGCACGTCGTGCACGTAGTTCACCGTGTTGACCATGACCACCGCCCCGGCGCCCGCCACCGCGAGGTCCAGCGCCAGCACCGCGCGCAACCTCGGCGTGGCAAGGAAAATCCGGGTTCCGGAGGCGATCCGGTCCAGCACCCCGGTGCGCTCGTTCGGCTTCGCGCGGGGCACACGGGAAGTCACCACCAGCAGTGCCGACACGAGGAACCCGGCCGCGGTCCCGCCGAACAGCCAGTGGAAGCTGAACACGCCCAGCAGCACCGCGGCCAGCAACGGGCTCAGCAGCGTCTCCATGCTCGACGCCAGCGAGGACGCCGACAGCGCCCGGGTGTACTGCTTCTCGTCGGGCAGGATGTCGGGCAGCACCGCCTGGAAGGTCGGCGTGAACGCGGCGGAGGCCGACTGGAGCACGAAGATCAGCAGGTAGACCTGCCAGATCTCGGTGACGAACGGCAGGGCCAGCACCACCGCCGCCCGCACCAGATCCAGCCCGACGAGGAAACCACGCCGCGGCAGCCGGTCGGCGCAGGCGCCCGCGATCGGCGCGATCGTCACGTAGGCGACCATCTTGATCGCCAGTGCCGTGCCCAGCACCGCCCCCGCGCGCGCACCGGCCAGCTCGTAGGCGAGCAGCCCGAGCGCGACGGTCGCCAGCCCGGTTCCCGCCAGCGCCACCACCTGCGCGGCGAACAGATGCCGATACTCCCGGTTCCCGAACACGCCGCCTCCCGCTGTCGTGTCTCGCACTCGGAGCAACCTAACATACATATGAAGAGGTCTTCATTCGTGCGGACGCACGGGGGCTGGTCTGTCCGAAGTGGACTGTGTCCCCGGGGCACGGTCCACCTCGGCGGGGGCAGGGGTTCCGCGTCCCACTAAGTGGTGATGATCGGAAGTGTGGTGGGGGTATTCGGTGGACCCAGGTTTCCGCTGGGCGTGCGGCCAGCGGGAAGCTGGGCCGCCGAGACCCCCGGCAGACTTCCGATCGTGACCACTAAGGTTCTCCCGTGGTCACTCTTCGGCGGGTCCCGGAGTTCCTTCGCCGGTTCGGCGGGGCGCGCTGGCACCTCACCGTGGGCGCCGTGGGCCTGGTGCTGTTCGCCGGGTCGCTGGTGCCGTCGCTGCACAGCCACGGCACGGTGTTCGGCGGCCTGCCCGACCGGCCCTACGACGTGCTGGCCGTGGTGGCGATCGCGCTGCAGTGCGCCCCGCTCGCGCTGTGCCGCCGGTGGCCGGTCGCCTGCCTGGCCGTGGTGTCCGCCGGCTTCGCCATCGACCAGCTCCGCGGTTACCACTCGTTCGCGGGCACCGCGCTGGCCATCGCCGTGCTGAACGCGGGATCCTGGGTGGACCGGCGGCGGAACCTCACCGTACTGCTGTTCACCGCGGTGTACGTACCGCTGTCGGTCACCCTCCACCTGCTCGGCGGGACCGAGACGCTGGCCGGGTACGTCGCCTTCTACCTGGCACTGTGCCTCGTCTGGGGCATCGGGTCGTGGTTCCGGGCGCACCGGGCCGCCGAAGCCGAGCGCCGCCGCCGCGTCGCCGAGGAGACCCGCACCGCCGAACGCACCCGCATCGCCCGCGAACTGCACGACGTGGTCACCCACCACGTGACCGCGATGGTGGTCCAGGCCGAGGCGGCCCGGTACCTGACCACCACGCCGGACCGGCTCGACCGGACCCTGACCGTGGTCACCGACACCGGCCGGGAGGCGCTGACCGAGCTGCGGCACCTGCTCGACCTGCTCGATCCCGAGGCCGGGAACCCGTCCGCCGCCGGGCTCCGCACCCTGGTGGAGCGGACGCGCCAGGCCGGGCAGCCGGTGGAGTTCAGCGAGCGCGGCACCCCGGCACAGGCCACCGGGCACGCCGGTCCGGTGGCCTACCGCGTGGTGCAGGAGGCGCTGACGAACGCGCTCAAGTACGCGCACGGCCACCGCACCTCGGTCCAGGTGCACCACGGCGTCCAGGAGATCACCGTGGAGGTCAGCACCGACGGTTCCGGTCGGCCGACCGGCTCCCCCGGCGGCAGCGGGCGCGGCCTCGACGGGCTCCGCGAACGCGTCGACGTGCTGGGCGGCGACTTCAGCGCGGGCCACGGCACCGGCGGCGGTTTCTACGTGCGGGCGCGGATCCCCGCGGGCAGCACGTCGTGAGCGCGCCGATCCGGGTCCTGGTCTGCGACGACCAGGTGCTGATCCGCACCGGGCTGGTGACGATCATCGACGCCCAGCCCGATCTCGAGGTGGCGGGCGAATGCGGGGACGGGCGGTCCGCGGTCGACCTCGCCGCCCGGCTGCGGCCCGACGTGGTGGTGATGGACGTGCGGATGCCGGTGCTCGACGGGATCGAGGCCACCCGCCTGCTGGCCGGCGCCGGGGTGGCGGAGCCGGTCAAGGTGCTGGTGGTGACCACGTTCAACCTGGACGAGTACGTCTACCGGGCGCTGCGCGCGGGCGCCAGCGGCTTCCTGCTCAAGGAGACTCCCCCGGCCCAGTTGCTGCACGGGATCCGGACCGTGGCCACCGGTTCGGCCCTGCTGGCTCCGGAAGTGACTCGCCAGCTCGTGGGCGCGTACGCCACCCGGATCCGGCCCGCGGAAGCCACTTCGCACGAGGCGCTGACGCCGCGCGAACTGGAGGTGCTTCGCCTCATCGCGGACGGTCTGTCCAACAGCGAGATCGCCGCGACGCTGGTGATCAGCCAGGAGACGGTGAAGACGTTCGTCTCCCGCATCCTCGCCAAGCTCGGCCTCCGTGACCGGGTCCAGGCCGTGGTCTACGCCTACCGCCACGGCCTGGTCACCTGAGCACTACATGTTCTCCGCGATCTGGTCGGCGACGCGCTGGATCGCCTGGATGGCGACGTCGGGCTCGTCGACGTAGATGTAGTGCTCGCTGTTCGCCGCGGTGGTCAGCTTGCTGTCGGTGGACAGCGCCAGCCACTTCTGCTGCCCCTCGGCCCACCGCCGCTCCAGGCCGGGCCCGTACTCGGGAAGGGCGGCCAGGTACTGCTTGCCGTGCGTGATCACCTCCACCGGGATGTCCCCGGCGGAGGCGACCATGCCGTCGGGCACCGCGAGCTGCTCCGGGCCCTGCCCGCTCAGCACGGCCTGCGTCTGGTCGCGCAGCTGCGCCCCGATCCCGGTGGCGGACGCGGGGACCTCCTCGTTGAGATCGGCGCCCTGGCTCGGCGACGTGGCGTCCATCAGGACCAGCCCCTCGACCTTGTCCTGGTGCGCGGGCGCGTACCGGCCCGCGATCAGCCCGCCGAGCGAGTGCCCCGCCAGTACCACCGGCCCGCCACCGGCCACCTGGTCGATCACCCCGGTCAGGATCTTCCCGGTGGTTTCGAAGGTCTGCGGCCCGCCGGGCTGGTCGCTGGCTCCCGCGCCGAGCCGGTCGTAGGAGCAGACCCGGTCCTTCTCCGCCAGCCTGCCCTGTAGCGCGGCGAACTTGTCCAGCCCGTCACCACCGCCGTGCAGGAGGATGATCGTCGGCCGGTGCTCCGACGCGCCCGAGCAGGACACGTTCACCGCCTTGCCGTCGACCTGGATCTTGGCCGTGCCGGTGAGCAGGTCCGCGCCCGCCTCGTCACAACCTGCCAGCGCCATGGCCGCCGCGGCGCAGCTCAGCGCTAGCGCACCGGACGCGTGGCCGTTGCGAATCATTGGAACCCTCCTGAATGGACGATCGATCGGATGCCCGGAACGCTAGTGAGCCGCGGGCCCCCGGTCGTCACCTTGACGGGGGCACCCGCGCGTAGCTCCCATGGGGGACAAACCCGACGTGCTGCCCGCCGATCGCGCCGACGTCCGCGGTGCCCAGCAACGTCATGGTCCGCCGCATGTCCGAGGTGAGGATGTCCAGGCAGCGGTCGACCCCGCGACGGCCGCCCACCATCAGGCCGTAGAGGTAGGGGCGGCCGATGCCCACCGCGCGGGCGCCGAAACCCAGCGCTGCCACCACATCCGCGCCACTGCGCACGCCGGAGTCGAGATAGACCTCGGCGCGGTCACCGATCGCGTCGACCACGCGGGGCAGCAGTTCCAGCGGCACGGGCGAGCGGTCGAGCTGGCGGCCACCGTGGTTGGACAACTGGACGGCGTCGGCACCGGCGTCCACCGCGGCGATCGCGTCCGCCACCGAAAGCACGCCCTTGACCACCACCGGCCCGCCCCACAACTGTTTGAGCCAGGCCACATCCGCCGGGCGCAGCCGCGGTTCGCGCAGGTGGTTGGACGCGCCCCACACGCCGTACTCCGAGCCGGGCGGGAAGGTCGCGAACCGCAGCGGACCGGTGGTCAGTGTGTTCGCCACCCAGGCGGGGCGACGCGCGAAGCCCGCCAGGCTACGGGCGGTGAGCCGTGGCGGGACGGAGAAGCCGTTGCGCAGATCGCTCGCCTTCAGCCCGGTGATCGCCGTGTCGATGGTGAGCACCGCGGCCTCGTAACCGTGCCGCCGCGCTTCCTCGGCGTGCTCGCGGCTCACCGCGCGATCGCGCATCACGTAGAACTGGAACCAGTTCCGGCCACCGACCGCGGCCACGTCCGCGATCGAGGTGGTGGCGTAGGTCGACAGCGTGTAGGGCACCCCGGCGGCCGCCGCGGCCGCCGCCACCGCGATCTCACCGCTGTGGTGGCTCAGCCGGCTGTACCCGGTCGGCGCCAGGAACAGCGGTGAGGCGGCGGGCCTGCCGAGAATGGTGGTGCTCAGGTCGGGGTCGCCGACCTGCTCGAAGGCACGCGGGCTGAACTCGACGCGCTCGAAGGCCTCCCGGTTGCGGCGCAGCGTGACCTCTTCCTCCGCGCCGGTGTGCACGTAGTCCCAGACCGGCGCGGGCACCCGGCGCTTCGCCCGTTTCTCCAGGTCGCCGATGGTGACGCAGCGCGCGAGCCGCCGGTCGACGGCGTCGGGGCGGGCGCCGGTGCGCGACGGGCGCCGCAGGAACGGCTCGACGTCGCTCCAACGCGGGATCCGGCGGCGCGGGTCGGCCGGGAACTGGCTCACTTACGGACCTCCAACTCATACGACAAAGTCACTTCCCGCCGCGGGTGCGTGGTTCCGGGATGCCGAGATAGCTCCGGACCTTGACCTGGGTCGTGCCCAGGTAGTCGGCGACCCAGCGGACGTCCTCGTCGTGGCGTTCGTAGAGCACGCGCACCACATCCTGGATCCTCGACCACGCGGAGGTGCGGGCGTCCACCCGCTTCCTGCCGTGGTCCGCGGCATACGCCGCCCCGAGTTCTTCCAGGAAGTCGACACCGTGCTCCTCGCGGTAGGCCGCGTAGAACCGCTCCGCCTCCGCCCGCACGGCTTCCTCGATGAAGCGCTGCCGCTCCGGATCTTCCTCGTACTCCTGCCGCAGGCGCTCACGCGCCCCGGCGTGCAAGTGGCGGCGCCAGCCGGGCAGCCGCGGCAGCTCCAGCGGGTGCGCGGCCGCCCAGTCCGCGATCGCCCCGGTCCTGGCCCGGGCTTCCGCCGCCCACAGCCGGTCCCGCAGCCCGGCGACCTGGTCACCGGTGCGCGCCCGCGCGGCCGCTTCGGCGGGAGGGACTTCTTCCTTGCGCTCCAGCACTTCACGATAGGCCTTGAAGAACGTCCGCAGCCGCTTGTCCGGCTCGTGGGCCAGGTTCGACAGCACCGGCAGTTCGTCATCGGCCATACCGCCATCTTGCCGGGTGACCGGCCCGTCAGCGCCCGTCCGGAGCCACGCGCTCGAGTTTGGTCCAACCAGTCCAGCCGCGCTCGCGCAGCAGGTCGATCAGGCGGCGCGCCGGTGGCGCGGTGTCGAACGCCAGCGCGTCCATCAACTCGGCGAACGGCGGCGCGAGATCGGTGTCACCGACGTAGTCCTCACCCCGTTCCTCGGCGGTTCGCGTGAGGTAGGCGGCCAGGTGGTCGGCCAGTCCGGGCAGCCGCGAGTCGTCGCCGTCGAGCGCCTGGCCCAGGGTGCGGTAGAAGTCGGCGAGCAGCGGGTCGTCGAGGTGTTCGCGCTTGCGCGCCGCCCATTCCGGGACCCGCTCGGGTGAGTGCGCCACGAGCGGGATCCAGCCGTCGCGTTCGACCTGGACGATCCGCTCGTCGACACCGAGCGCCCGCAACCGGTCGAGCAGCTCGACCACTTCCGGCGGCAGCACCAGGTGGTCTCCGGCGGTGAGGCGGGCGATCCGCTCGCGATGCCGTTGCCGTTCCCGGATCTCCGCGCGCAGCCGCCGGTCGATCCCCGCGACCGCCGCGGCGAACTCGTCCTCACCGGCGTCGAGAAGCTCGCGCACGCGCGCCAGCGGGACCCCGGCTTCGGCGAGGGTGCGGATCTTGATCAGCTCGACCGCGGCACCGGCGCCGTACCGCCGATACCCGGAGTGGTCCCGCTCGGGCTCGGGCAGCAGGCCCTTGGCGTGGTAGTGCCGGACCGCGCGCACCGTCACCCCCGCGTACGCCGCCAGCTCGCCGATGGTCAACATCGGGCCAGTATCCGCGCGATCTCCGGCGCGTGCGTGACGACCAGCCGGTGGTCGGCGTCGAGCCAGTGCGTGGTGATCGACGGCAGTTCACGCGTGAGCCGCTCGACCCCGGCGCGCCAGTTCCGGTTCCGCCACGGCGTGCGGCCTTCCTCGCTGTTCCCGGCCATCGAGGTCGACATGATCATGGTGACCGGGCGGTCGAGCTGCCGGTACCGCGCGAGAATGCCCGCACGCACCACGTCGATCTCCAGGTTCAGGGCGAGGATGTCGGCCGCGGTGAGCGACTGGTGCGCGGCCAATTCCTCCGCCATCGCACGGAATTCCGGCAGGTCGGCCTCGCCGAGGAACGGTTCGGGCACCGGGTTCGCCCCGTCGATCAGCACGAGCCCGGCCACCGCGTGTTTCGCGGCGTGGTGCACGGCCAGATCCGCGCCCAGCGAATGCCCCACGAGCAGGGGCGGCTCGTCCAGCGTCGCGAGCACGGCGGTGAGGTCGCCGAGTAACGCGTCGAAGGTGTACCGGTCGGCGGGCGAAGATCGGCCGTGGCCCCGGAGGTCGAAGCTCAGCACGTCGTGGTCGAGACGCAGCAGCTCGATCAGCTCGCGCAGATCGTCCTGCGTGGTGAGGAGCCCCGGGCACAGGACGAGCGGACGTCCACGGCCGCCGCGGCACATCGCGATCGTGACGCCGTCGTGGTGGATTTCGGTGGTCATGCCGCCAGGCTGAAGGGTTGACCCTGCGTCATGGTCAAGCCCGCGGATCGATGTTCGGATTGAGGTGGAAGACGTTGCCGGGGTCGTAGGCGCGTTTGAGCGCGACGAGCCGGGCGAGCTTGGCCGGCGGGAAAGCGCGCTGGATCCGGTCGTCGCTGAGGGAGTTGACGTACACGCCGTCCGCGAACGGTTCGACGGCACGGGCGCTCCGCCGGGCGGCGGCCATCCGCGCGCCGTCCTCGGCGGGGTCGGTCCAGCCGATTCCCGTGCCGTACTCGAACTTCGTGCCGCGATAGCTGAACGCGGTGTCCTCGTCGGCCACGTCGGCGATCGCACCGCCGTACGCCTGAAGACCGGCGTTGGGCAGACCGGGCTGCCGCGGGTCGTCCGCGCCACGGGACAGGAACGCGTCGATCGCGGCGTCGGACAGCCCGGGCAGGTAGTGGCCCTTCGAGTAGCGGCGCAGGGCGTGGCGGCCGGTCTGATCGTCCCGCTGCTGGAGGTCCAAATAGGACAGTTCACCGACGCGGCTTTCCCGCGGGCGCCCGAGTTCGCGCATCCTCCGCACCAGCGGCTCCGCCGCGGTCGGGTCGCCGACCCAGACGAAGCCCACTTCGAGTCGCCCGCCCTGCCCCAGTGACGCGGTGAAGGTCGCCCGCCGGGGCGCTTCGGCGCTCAGGTCGCGCCAGGTGCGCATGACCGCGGTGGCCCGCTCGGCGGGGAACTCGTACTCGGCCACCAGTGCCCGCGTGCCCACCGGGTGCAGCGCGAACTCGAACTCGGTGACGATGCCGAAATTGCCGCCACCGCCACGCAGTCCCCAGAACAGCTCGGGATTCTCGGTGGCGCTCGCCCGGACCACCGCGCCCTCGGCGGTGACCACCTCGAACGACAGCACGTTGTCGCAAGCCAGTCCGTACTGCCGGGCGAGCCAGCCCATGCCGCCGCCGAGGGTCAGCCCGCCGACGCCGGTGTGGGACACGTTGCCCGCGGTGGTCGCCAGCCCGTGCCGCTGTGCCGCGCGATCGAGTTCGCCGAGCAGGGCGCCGCCGCCGACCCAGGCCCGGCGGCCCTCGACGCGCACGCCGTTCAGCGGGGTCAGGTCGATCATCAGCCCGTCCTCGGGCACGGCCAGCCCCAGCCCGCTGTGCCCGCCGCAGCGAACGCCGATCTCCAGGTCGCGCTCGCGGGCCAGGCGCACGGCGCGCACCACGTCGGTGACGCTCGCGCAGCGCGCGATCAGCCGCGGGCGCCGGTCGACCATCGCGTTCCAGACGGTCCGCGCCTGGTCGTAGCCGGGGCTGCCCGGCTGGAGGAGCTGGCCGTCGAAGGCGGTTTCGGTAGTGGTCATGGTGACCAGCGTGACGGGAATCGGTCCGGACCCTAAAGTCCAATTCCATGTCGCGATCCAGGACCAATTCGCTGTCCGCCGAACTGCTCGTCCAGCTCGACCGGGACACGAAGGTACCGCTGCACCGCCAGCTGGGGACCGCCATCCGGGAAGGCGTCCAGTCCGGGCGGTTGCCGCTCGGCACCTCGCTGCCGCCAACCCGGGCGCTGGCCGCGGACCTCGGTGTGTCGCGCGGCGTGGTCGTCGAGGCGTACCAGCAGCTGGTGGCCGAGGGGTACCTGGCGAGCCGGTCCGGCGGCTACACCCAGGTCGCCGCCGGGGCGCGGACCGCACCGCGACCGGCACCGCGGGCCGTCCGGCCACCGGCGCCCGCGATCGACTTCGGCTACGGACGGGCCGACGTGTCGAGCTTCCCGCGAGCCGCCTGGCTGCGGTCGATCCGCCGCGTGCTCACGGAAATCCCGGCGGACCGCTTCGGTTATCTCGACGGGCGCGGTGTGCCGGAACTGCACCTGGCGCTGAGCGA
The genomic region above belongs to Amycolatopsis sp. YIM 10 and contains:
- a CDS encoding FAD-binding oxidoreductase, with amino-acid sequence MTTTETAFDGQLLQPGSPGYDQARTVWNAMVDRRPRLIARCASVTDVVRAVRLARERDLEIGVRCGGHSGLGLAVPEDGLMIDLTPLNGVRVEGRRAWVGGGALLGELDRAAQRHGLATTAGNVSHTGVGGLTLGGGMGWLARQYGLACDNVLSFEVVTAEGAVVRASATENPELFWGLRGGGGNFGIVTEFEFALHPVGTRALVAEYEFPAERATAVMRTWRDLSAEAPRRATFTASLGQGGRLEVGFVWVGDPTAAEPLVRRMRELGRPRESRVGELSYLDLQQRDDQTGRHALRRYSKGHYLPGLSDAAIDAFLSRGADDPRQPGLPNAGLQAYGGAIADVADEDTAFSYRGTKFEYGTGIGWTDPAEDGARMAAARRSARAVEPFADGVYVNSLSDDRIQRAFPPAKLARLVALKRAYDPGNVFHLNPNIDPRA